In Streptomyces sp. NBC_01381, a genomic segment contains:
- a CDS encoding N-acetyltransferase produces the protein MTRMPMTNTPKTATVDDAQLVSRTLARAFGDDPMMRWFFPEDASREAGLGRYFTTLFTRQYARHGVCERTDAAAAFWVAPEGQEKAVPDAETIQELQDILGDRAGLFRDAVEAAAEHGPKEAHWYLAVIGADPAARGQGHGSVLLRSGLAQADASGLPVYLESSKPSNIPVYEHFGFTVLGEAQLPGGGPVLWSMRREPRSGAGA, from the coding sequence ATGACCCGTATGCCTATGACGAACACCCCGAAAACGGCAACGGTCGATGACGCTCAGTTGGTGAGCCGGACCCTGGCCCGTGCCTTCGGAGACGACCCGATGATGCGCTGGTTCTTCCCGGAAGACGCCTCTCGCGAGGCGGGACTTGGCCGGTACTTCACCACGCTGTTCACCCGGCAGTACGCGCGGCACGGCGTCTGCGAGCGGACCGACGCGGCGGCCGCCTTCTGGGTGGCGCCGGAGGGGCAGGAGAAGGCCGTCCCCGACGCGGAGACCATCCAGGAGCTCCAGGACATCCTGGGCGACCGGGCAGGCCTGTTCCGTGACGCGGTCGAGGCAGCTGCCGAGCACGGCCCGAAGGAAGCCCACTGGTACCTGGCGGTCATCGGCGCCGACCCGGCAGCCCGGGGCCAGGGGCACGGGTCGGTGCTGCTGCGCTCAGGACTCGCCCAGGCCGACGCGTCAGGCCTGCCGGTCTACTTGGAGTCCTCCAAGCCGTCCAACATCCCCGTGTACGAACACTTCGGCTTCACGGTCCTCGGGGAGGCACAACTGCCGGGCGGTGGGCCTGTGTTGTGGTCGATGCGCCGCGAGCCGCGTTCCGGCGCGGGCGCCTGA
- a CDS encoding carbohydrate ABC transporter permease, whose product MTADIHTTAPAAAPAPPVRKSPGRGRRPGRFGVHIFLAAVSLAFLAPLLLAVYASLRPYEETAQHGYFSFPDRLSFDYYRQAYSDSGMGKYFTNTLLIAVPAVVITLFLAAFVAFAVSRLRIRGGMLLLMFFTAGNLLPPQVLVTPLYVLFLKIPLPWWMSDSLTLYDSYWAIIIVNIGFQVGFCVFVLSNFMRTLPQEILEAAIVDGAGVWTQFWRITLPLCRPALAALGTLEFTWIYNDFLWALIFISDPDKLPITSSLNNLRGQFFTDYNLLAAGSVLVALPTVLVFLLLQRHFIAGLTLGSSKG is encoded by the coding sequence ATGACCGCCGACATCCACACCACGGCTCCCGCCGCCGCGCCGGCGCCGCCCGTCCGGAAATCCCCCGGACGCGGGCGACGTCCGGGCCGGTTCGGCGTGCACATCTTCCTCGCGGCCGTCTCCCTGGCGTTCCTCGCGCCGCTCCTCCTCGCCGTCTACGCCTCCCTTCGTCCGTACGAAGAGACGGCTCAGCACGGCTACTTCTCCTTCCCCGACCGCCTCTCCTTCGACTACTACCGCCAGGCCTACAGTGATTCCGGCATGGGCAAGTACTTCACCAACACCTTGCTCATCGCGGTGCCCGCGGTCGTCATCACGCTCTTCCTCGCGGCGTTCGTCGCCTTCGCCGTGTCCCGGCTGCGCATTCGCGGCGGAATGCTCCTGCTGATGTTCTTCACCGCGGGCAATCTGCTGCCTCCGCAGGTCCTCGTCACCCCGCTGTACGTCCTTTTCCTGAAGATTCCGCTTCCCTGGTGGATGTCCGATTCCCTCACCCTGTACGACTCGTACTGGGCGATCATCATCGTCAACATCGGCTTCCAGGTTGGCTTCTGCGTCTTCGTCCTCTCGAATTTCATGCGGACGCTGCCGCAGGAGATCCTGGAGGCGGCGATCGTGGACGGCGCGGGCGTATGGACCCAGTTCTGGCGCATCACGCTGCCGCTGTGCCGCCCCGCGCTGGCGGCCCTCGGAACGCTCGAATTCACCTGGATCTACAACGACTTCCTCTGGGCCCTGATCTTCATCTCCGACCCCGACAAACTCCCGATCACGTCATCCCTGAACAACTTGCGCGGCCAATTCTTCACGGACTACAACCTGCTGGCCGCAGGCTCGGTCCTGGTGGCCCTCCCCACGGTCCTCGTCTTCCTGCTGCTGCAGCGGCACTTCATCGCGGGGCTGACGCTGGGGTCGAGCAAGGGGTGA
- a CDS encoding STAS domain-containing protein — protein sequence MQLDALDEFAFEDSDPPPRVYGLNGAVVIELHGDIDLLAYQRVNPLIDPITAGPAKTVIIDLREITFFDCSGISLLVRAHRHTTARGGHLSVVCTHALTLRILSIAGLTAMLSPAPTLQAALDAAG from the coding sequence ATGCAGCTCGACGCACTGGACGAATTCGCCTTCGAGGACTCCGATCCGCCGCCTCGCGTATACGGACTCAATGGCGCGGTCGTGATCGAACTCCACGGCGACATCGACCTGTTGGCCTATCAGCGGGTCAACCCGCTCATCGACCCCATCACCGCGGGCCCCGCCAAGACCGTGATCATCGACCTGCGCGAGATCACCTTCTTCGACTGCTCCGGCATCTCGCTGCTGGTCCGCGCACACCGCCATACGACGGCCAGAGGCGGCCACCTGTCCGTGGTCTGCACCCACGCCCTGACGCTGCGCATCCTCAGCATCGCCGGCCTCACGGCGATGCTGTCTCCCGCGCCTACGCTGCAGGCGGCGCTGGACGCGGCGGGGTAA
- a CDS encoding CGNR zinc finger domain-containing protein has translation MHLNPYGEDAVNLAADLANRRPAGPEELADRCRAAGLTLERPVTPRDLDRTLAALEAWEKVVDASDENERAELVNRMLAEAAAYPRLTDHADTGWHLHYRDDRKPLGSVLFSLFSVGTALHLAGRGMHRLRRCDVTECTTIFADTSRTGRQRYCSQRCANRDAVRRHRARSAA, from the coding sequence ATGCACCTCAACCCTTACGGCGAGGATGCCGTGAACCTGGCCGCGGACCTGGCCAACCGCCGCCCGGCCGGCCCCGAGGAACTCGCGGACCGCTGCCGGGCCGCCGGGCTGACACTGGAGCGCCCGGTCACGCCGCGGGACCTGGACCGGACCCTGGCAGCACTGGAGGCGTGGGAGAAGGTCGTCGACGCCTCCGACGAGAACGAGCGCGCCGAGCTGGTCAACCGGATGCTGGCGGAGGCCGCCGCCTACCCACGCCTGACCGACCACGCGGACACCGGCTGGCACCTGCACTACCGCGACGACCGCAAGCCGCTCGGCTCCGTGCTGTTCTCGCTGTTCTCCGTGGGTACGGCGCTGCACCTGGCGGGGCGTGGCATGCACCGGCTGCGGCGGTGCGACGTGACGGAGTGCACCACGATCTTCGCCGACACCTCCCGCACCGGGCGCCAGCGCTACTGCTCCCAGCGGTGCGCCAACCGCGACGCGGTACGCCGACACCGCGCGCGATCTGCTGCGTAA
- a CDS encoding GNAT family N-acetyltransferase yields MSQQTGHPHRPTRSREHTGVRQAADDDIAELVRLRASLFDDLGGDFFNPASAGDDWRVVLVAVLKEKLASEDTRILVVDGDGDGDGDGGSGGRLAACGIGTVDQWFPGPHSRNGRVGHVIGVVTDPAHRRRGHSRAIMRGLLGWFRERDVSRVDLSASAEGEPLYRELGFVDHPDPSLYWRP; encoded by the coding sequence ATGAGTCAGCAGACGGGACACCCTCACCGCCCGACCCGCTCCAGAGAGCACACCGGCGTACGGCAGGCGGCCGATGACGACATCGCGGAGCTCGTACGCCTGCGGGCGTCGCTCTTCGACGACCTCGGCGGCGACTTCTTCAACCCCGCTTCAGCGGGCGACGATTGGCGGGTAGTCCTGGTCGCCGTACTGAAGGAGAAGCTGGCATCGGAGGACACGCGGATCCTCGTCGTGGACGGCGACGGCGACGGCGACGGCGACGGCGGCAGCGGCGGCCGGCTCGCCGCCTGTGGCATCGGCACCGTCGACCAGTGGTTTCCCGGCCCGCACTCGCGCAACGGCCGGGTCGGCCATGTGATCGGCGTGGTCACCGACCCGGCGCACCGGCGGCGCGGCCACAGCCGCGCGATCATGCGAGGGCTGCTCGGCTGGTTCCGCGAGCGGGACGTCTCCCGTGTGGACCTGTCCGCGTCGGCCGAAGGAGAGCCGCTCTATCGCGAACTCGGCTTCGTCGACCACCCCGACCCGTCGCTGTACTGGCGCCCATGA
- a CDS encoding MFS transporter — protein MTAHQATAVGSASRYRWTVLGIATFTQAAAAFFVQGIGALGIHLQRDLGLSTAQLGLLLSAAQLVPLVGLLVAGELLDRIGERWVVGAGACVVGVGLLLGSAVPGYVPLLCVLIVVGAGYSTIQPGGSKSVAAWFDASQRGMAMGIRQAGLPLGAAIASAVLPLVAEEFGWRATLVAGGLIALLGAGVFMGFYRRPPTGGGQHQQDDGGSPTSLREQLDARLGMLREPAMVKIMLSGTSLITVQYAVGVLSVLHLHRTTSLAAGTAALVLVVAQGVGVAGRVCLAAWSDRSGSGRYASVMFCMIAVIAGMVALMTPAGRSPAVACAVFVWLGFFGYGWYGPWVAYVAESAPPGKTGFALGLAMSVNQIAIVLAPPALGLLIDVTGSFTPAWGVLAAMTAVALTAMTVAAHGERPRAGA, from the coding sequence ATGACTGCCCATCAGGCAACGGCAGTTGGCAGCGCATCGCGGTACCGGTGGACCGTCCTCGGCATCGCCACCTTCACCCAGGCCGCCGCGGCCTTCTTCGTCCAGGGCATCGGGGCGCTCGGCATCCACCTGCAGCGTGATCTGGGCCTGAGCACGGCCCAGTTGGGCCTGCTGCTCTCGGCGGCCCAACTGGTGCCGCTGGTAGGGCTGTTGGTGGCCGGGGAGCTGCTTGACCGCATCGGCGAGCGATGGGTCGTCGGGGCCGGCGCCTGTGTCGTCGGCGTGGGCCTGCTGCTCGGCAGTGCGGTGCCCGGATACGTACCCCTGCTCTGTGTCCTGATCGTCGTCGGCGCTGGATACAGCACGATCCAGCCCGGCGGGAGCAAATCGGTCGCGGCCTGGTTCGACGCCTCTCAGCGCGGCATGGCGATGGGCATCCGCCAGGCGGGCCTGCCGCTGGGCGCCGCCATCGCATCGGCCGTACTGCCCCTGGTCGCCGAGGAGTTCGGCTGGCGGGCGACGCTCGTGGCCGGTGGGCTGATCGCGCTCCTCGGGGCCGGCGTGTTCATGGGGTTCTACCGCCGGCCGCCCACCGGTGGCGGTCAGCATCAGCAGGACGATGGCGGCTCGCCTACCTCGCTCAGGGAGCAACTCGACGCCCGCCTCGGGATGCTCCGCGAACCGGCCATGGTGAAGATCATGCTGTCCGGCACCAGCCTGATCACGGTGCAGTACGCCGTCGGGGTCCTGTCCGTTCTGCACCTGCACCGGACCACGTCGTTGGCGGCGGGCACGGCGGCCCTCGTCCTCGTGGTGGCCCAGGGGGTCGGCGTCGCCGGTCGTGTGTGCCTGGCGGCCTGGAGCGACCGCAGCGGCTCCGGGCGCTACGCCTCCGTCATGTTCTGCATGATCGCCGTCATCGCGGGGATGGTCGCGCTCATGACGCCCGCGGGCAGGTCACCCGCCGTGGCGTGCGCCGTCTTCGTCTGGCTCGGGTTCTTCGGCTACGGCTGGTACGGCCCGTGGGTCGCCTACGTCGCCGAATCTGCGCCCCCGGGCAAGACGGGATTCGCCCTGGGCCTTGCCATGTCCGTCAACCAGATCGCCATCGTGCTCGCGCCGCCCGCCCTCGGCCTGCTCATCGACGTCACGGGCAGCTTCACACCGGCGTGGGGCGTTCTCGCCGCGATGACCGCCGTGGCCCTGACGGCCATGACGGTCGCGGCTCACGGGGAACGCCCACGCGCCGGTGCCTGA
- the cpt gene encoding chloramphenicol phosphotransferase CPT yields the protein MATQMIIVNGGSSSGKSGIVRCLQAVLPDPWLAFGCDSFVEAMPARMQASDEGIEIAADGGVSVGAEFRALEAAWTEGIVAMARAGARIIVDDVFLGGVSSQERWQQALGELDVLWVGVRCDSGVAAGREIARGDRAQGMAALQADAVHKGVTYDLEVDTTHSESLACAQTIAARVR from the coding sequence GTGGCGACTCAGATGATCATTGTCAACGGCGGGTCCAGCTCGGGGAAGTCCGGGATCGTACGGTGCCTGCAGGCCGTTCTTCCTGATCCGTGGCTGGCGTTCGGCTGCGATTCCTTCGTCGAGGCGATGCCCGCGAGGATGCAGGCGTCGGACGAGGGGATCGAGATCGCGGCGGACGGCGGGGTGAGCGTCGGGGCGGAGTTCCGTGCCCTTGAGGCGGCCTGGACGGAGGGCATCGTGGCGATGGCCCGCGCCGGCGCCAGGATCATCGTCGACGACGTCTTTCTCGGCGGAGTCTCCTCACAGGAACGCTGGCAGCAAGCTCTGGGCGAGCTGGACGTGCTGTGGGTCGGCGTGCGCTGCGACAGCGGGGTCGCCGCGGGACGCGAGATCGCACGCGGCGACCGGGCCCAGGGCATGGCCGCGTTGCAGGCGGACGCGGTGCACAAGGGCGTGACCTACGACCTGGAGGTGGACACGACGCACTCCGAGTCCCTGGCGTGCGCCCAGACCATCGCAGCCCGAGTCCGCTGA
- a CDS encoding dipeptidase, translated as MSPNPIAETVASLMPKAKAELTELVAFKSVADFDQFPRSESEAAANWVADALRAEGFQDVALLDTPDGTQSVYGVLPGPEGAPTVLLYAHYDVQPPLDEAAWTTPPFELTEREGRWYGRGTADCKGGVVMNLLALRALKANGGVPVTVKVIAEGSEEMGTGGLERYAEQHPELLTADTIVIGDAGNFRVGLPTVTATLRGMTLVRVRVDTLGGNLHSGQFGGAAPDALAALVRVLDSLRAEDGSTTVDGLTGDEVWDGLQYEEDAFRKDAKVLDGVQLIGAGTVADRIWARPAVTVLGIDCPPVVGATPSVQAGARALISLRVPPGVDAAEATKLLQAHVETHTPWGAQVTTEQIGQGQAFRADTTSPAYAAMAEAMGEAYPGEEMQYAGQGGSIPLCNTLAALYPQAEILLIGLSEPEAQIHAVNESVSPEELERLSVAEALFLQKYAAS; from the coding sequence ATGTCGCCGAATCCGATCGCCGAGACCGTCGCCTCACTGATGCCGAAGGCGAAGGCGGAGCTCACTGAACTGGTGGCCTTCAAGTCGGTGGCGGACTTCGACCAGTTCCCCAGGAGCGAGAGCGAGGCCGCCGCGAACTGGGTGGCGGACGCGCTGCGCGCCGAGGGGTTCCAGGACGTGGCGCTGCTCGACACCCCCGACGGCACCCAGTCCGTGTACGGCGTGCTGCCCGGCCCGGAGGGCGCGCCCACCGTCCTGCTCTACGCGCACTACGACGTGCAGCCGCCGCTCGACGAGGCGGCGTGGACGACCCCGCCGTTCGAGCTGACGGAGCGCGAAGGACGCTGGTACGGCCGCGGCACCGCCGACTGCAAGGGCGGCGTGGTCATGAACCTGCTCGCGCTGCGCGCCCTGAAGGCGAACGGCGGCGTCCCGGTGACCGTCAAGGTGATCGCGGAGGGTTCGGAGGAGATGGGCACGGGCGGTCTCGAGCGGTACGCCGAGCAGCACCCGGAGCTGCTCACGGCCGACACGATCGTCATCGGCGACGCCGGCAACTTCCGGGTCGGTCTGCCTACGGTCACCGCGACCCTGCGCGGCATGACTCTCGTACGCGTCCGCGTCGACACCCTGGGGGGCAATCTGCACTCGGGGCAGTTCGGCGGCGCGGCCCCGGACGCGCTCGCGGCGCTGGTGCGGGTGCTCGACTCGCTGCGCGCCGAGGACGGTTCGACGACGGTCGACGGGCTCACCGGTGACGAGGTGTGGGACGGCCTTCAGTACGAAGAGGACGCCTTCCGCAAGGACGCCAAGGTCCTCGACGGCGTCCAGCTGATCGGCGCGGGCACGGTCGCCGACCGCATCTGGGCCCGCCCGGCCGTCACCGTGCTCGGCATCGACTGCCCGCCGGTGGTCGGCGCGACGCCGTCCGTGCAGGCGGGCGCGCGGGCGCTGATCAGCCTGCGGGTGCCGCCGGGCGTCGACGCCGCCGAGGCCACCAAGCTGCTGCAGGCGCACGTGGAGACGCACACGCCGTGGGGCGCGCAGGTGACCACCGAGCAGATCGGGCAGGGCCAGGCGTTCCGCGCGGACACCACGAGCCCGGCGTACGCGGCGATGGCTGAGGCGATGGGCGAGGCGTACCCGGGCGAGGAGATGCAGTACGCGGGGCAGGGCGGATCGATCCCGCTGTGCAACACCCTCGCCGCGCTCTACCCGCAGGCGGAGATCCTGCTGATCGGCCTCAGCGAGCCCGAGGCGCAGATCCACGCGGTCAACGAGAGCGTGTCGCCGGAGGAGTTGGAGCGGCTGTCGGTCGCCGAGGCGCTGTTCCTCCAGAAGTACGCGGCGAGCTGA
- a CDS encoding nitroreductase family deazaflavin-dependent oxidoreductase, whose translation MSSPSPASPSPSPYYLKGSPLNVRLNGVIGWLARRGISLMGSAELSVRGRKSGQMQRVPVNPFTYEDGQYLVSARGHSQWVRNMRAAGGGELRVGRKVRAFTAVEIPDAEKLPVLRGYLEKWGWEVNQYFKGVTAKSTDAEIEAAAADHPVFRITVTK comes from the coding sequence ATGTCTTCGCCCTCCCCCGCCTCCCCCTCGCCCTCCCCCTACTACCTCAAGGGCAGCCCCCTCAACGTCCGGCTCAACGGCGTGATCGGGTGGCTGGCGCGGCGCGGCATCAGCCTGATGGGGTCCGCCGAGCTCTCCGTACGCGGCCGCAAGAGCGGCCAGATGCAGCGCGTACCGGTCAACCCGTTCACGTACGAAGACGGGCAGTACCTGGTCTCGGCCCGCGGGCACTCCCAGTGGGTGCGCAATATGCGGGCGGCGGGCGGCGGGGAGCTGCGGGTCGGGCGCAAGGTGCGTGCGTTCACCGCCGTGGAGATCCCCGACGCCGAGAAGCTGCCGGTGCTCCGCGGCTATCTGGAGAAGTGGGGCTGGGAGGTCAACCAGTACTTCAAGGGCGTCACCGCCAAGTCGACGGACGCGGAGATCGAGGCGGCCGCGGCGGACCACCCCGTCTTCCGGATCACCGTCACGAAATGA
- a CDS encoding NUDIX domain-containing protein has translation MIVWINGASGAGKTSAARELIELIPNSTLFDPEVIGGGLPDLLPPKHLAEVGDFQDLPIWRRLVVDTAAALLAEVGGVLVVPMTLLRQDHRDEIFGGLASRRIAVRHVVLAPDETILRERIAKGMAIEPYRAALAGWLGVDALRVDTSGLTPYETAERVADAVRTGAASVCDIVQTPEPTAETLAAGVLLFDEHDRVLLVDPTYKAGWEFPGGVVETGEAPARAGVREVAEETGIHLTEAPRLLVVDWEPPVPPGYGGMRFLFDGGHLDGDEARRMLLPGPELRDCRFVTEEEAARLLPPVRYERLRWALRARERGVPLYLEASVPVGRREVPGGSGPESP, from the coding sequence GTGATCGTCTGGATCAACGGCGCGTCCGGTGCGGGCAAGACCAGCGCCGCACGGGAACTGATCGAGCTGATCCCGAACAGCACACTCTTCGACCCCGAGGTCATCGGCGGCGGACTGCCCGATCTGCTGCCGCCCAAGCACCTCGCCGAGGTGGGCGACTTCCAGGATCTGCCCATCTGGCGCAGACTCGTCGTGGACACCGCCGCGGCGCTGCTCGCCGAGGTCGGCGGAGTACTCGTGGTGCCGATGACCCTGCTGCGCCAGGACCACCGCGACGAGATCTTCGGCGGCCTGGCCTCGCGCAGGATCGCCGTACGGCATGTCGTCCTGGCCCCGGACGAAACGATCCTGCGCGAGCGAATAGCCAAGGGAATGGCCATCGAGCCCTACCGTGCGGCCCTCGCGGGCTGGCTGGGTGTGGATGCCCTGCGCGTCGACACCAGCGGGCTCACCCCCTACGAGACCGCCGAGCGCGTCGCCGACGCCGTACGCACCGGTGCCGCGTCCGTCTGCGACATCGTGCAGACCCCGGAGCCCACCGCGGAGACGCTCGCCGCCGGAGTGCTGCTCTTCGACGAGCACGACCGGGTGCTGCTCGTCGACCCGACGTACAAGGCCGGTTGGGAGTTCCCCGGCGGCGTCGTCGAAACGGGCGAGGCTCCCGCGCGCGCGGGCGTGCGCGAAGTCGCCGAGGAGACGGGCATCCACCTCACCGAAGCCCCGCGGCTCCTCGTCGTCGACTGGGAGCCGCCCGTGCCGCCCGGCTATGGAGGGATGCGCTTCCTCTTCGACGGCGGGCACCTCGACGGCGATGAGGCACGGCGGATGCTGCTGCCGGGACCGGAGCTGCGCGACTGCCGGTTCGTCACCGAGGAGGAGGCGGCCCGGCTGCTGCCTCCTGTGCGCTACGAACGGCTGCGCTGGGCACTGCGGGCACGCGAGCGCGGGGTCCCGCTGTACCTGGAGGCGAGCGTTCCGGTCGGCCGGCGGGAAGTCCCCGGCGGTTCGGGGCCGGAGAGCCCCTAG
- a CDS encoding geranylgeranyl reductase family protein, whose product MSSENSADDAQYVWDVVVVGAGPAGASAAYAAAVAGRSVLVLEKAELPRYKTCGGGIIGPSRDALPPGFELPFRDRVHAVTFSLDGKFARTRRSKQMLFGLINRAEFDQQLVEHAQKAGAEVRTGVTVARVEQHGSAVPDRRTVAVVLQDGETVLARAVVGADGSASRIGAHVGVKLDQVDLGLEAEIPVPPSVAEDWAGRVLIDWGPMPGSYGWVFPKGDTLTVGVISARGEGAATKRYLEDFIARLGLAGFEPSISSGHLTRCRSDDSPLSRGRVVVCGDAAGLLEPWTREGISFALRSGRLAGEWAVRIGEAHDAVDARRQALNYAFAVKAGLGVEMSVGRRMLTIFERRPGVLHAAITGFRPAWNAFARITRGSTTLGELVRNHPLAGRALSAIDR is encoded by the coding sequence GTGAGCAGCGAGAACTCAGCGGACGACGCGCAGTACGTGTGGGACGTCGTCGTGGTGGGAGCAGGGCCCGCGGGGGCGTCGGCGGCCTACGCGGCGGCGGTCGCGGGACGCAGCGTCCTCGTCCTGGAGAAGGCCGAACTGCCCCGCTACAAAACGTGTGGCGGCGGCATCATCGGCCCGTCGCGCGACGCACTGCCGCCCGGTTTCGAACTGCCCTTCAGGGACCGGGTGCACGCCGTGACGTTCTCCCTCGACGGCAAGTTCGCCCGCACCCGACGCTCGAAGCAGATGCTCTTCGGGCTCATCAACCGCGCCGAGTTCGACCAGCAACTGGTCGAGCACGCGCAGAAGGCGGGTGCCGAGGTGCGTACGGGGGTCACCGTCGCGCGCGTGGAGCAGCACGGCTCCGCGGTGCCCGACCGGCGCACCGTCGCGGTCGTGCTGCAGGACGGCGAGACGGTCCTCGCCCGCGCGGTCGTCGGCGCAGACGGCAGCGCGAGCCGCATAGGAGCGCATGTCGGGGTGAAGCTCGACCAGGTGGACCTCGGTCTTGAGGCCGAGATCCCCGTGCCGCCGAGCGTCGCCGAGGACTGGGCGGGCCGGGTGCTCATCGACTGGGGCCCCATGCCCGGCAGTTACGGATGGGTGTTCCCCAAGGGGGACACGCTCACCGTCGGCGTGATCTCCGCGCGCGGGGAAGGCGCCGCCACCAAGCGGTACTTGGAAGACTTCATCGCCCGCCTCGGCCTCGCGGGCTTCGAGCCGAGCATCTCCTCGGGCCATCTGACGCGCTGCCGCAGCGACGACTCGCCGCTCTCGCGCGGCCGGGTCGTGGTGTGCGGTGACGCGGCGGGGCTCCTGGAGCCGTGGACCCGCGAAGGCATCTCCTTCGCCCTGCGCTCGGGGCGTCTTGCGGGGGAGTGGGCGGTGCGGATCGGCGAGGCGCACGACGCGGTCGACGCCCGCCGCCAGGCCCTGAACTACGCCTTCGCCGTCAAGGCCGGCCTCGGCGTCGAGATGAGCGTCGGGCGGCGCATGCTGACCATCTTCGAGCGCCGCCCCGGCGTGCTGCACGCGGCGATCACCGGCTTCCGGCCCGCGTGGAACGCGTTCGCGAGGATCACCCGTGGCTCGACGACGCTCGGCGAGCTGGTGCGGAACCATCCGCTGGCGGGGCGGGCGCTTTCCGCCATAGACCGGTAG
- a CDS encoding TetR/AcrR family transcriptional regulator: MSSATSGARARARVEVTAAIKDEARRQLAGDGAAKLSLRAVARELGMVSSALYRYFPSRDELLTALIIDAYDSLGAAAEAAHAEVATAAPVRRWTVTCEAVRTWALAHPHEYALIYGSPVPGYSAPQSTVEAAARVGLLLIGIVRDAHRARGVAVRKLPAGLRSEAERMAADLAPDLPPAVIAAMVAAWAQLFGLVGFEVFGQFNRVVEDRSEFFSYAATQLAHGVGLLE; this comes from the coding sequence ATGAGTAGTGCCACCAGCGGAGCCAGGGCCCGCGCCCGAGTCGAAGTCACCGCAGCCATCAAGGACGAGGCGCGCAGACAGCTGGCGGGCGATGGCGCGGCCAAACTGTCACTGCGGGCGGTGGCCCGCGAGCTCGGCATGGTGTCCTCCGCGCTCTACCGCTACTTCCCCAGCCGCGACGAGCTCCTGACCGCCCTCATCATCGATGCCTACGACTCCCTCGGCGCTGCCGCGGAGGCCGCGCACGCCGAGGTGGCGACAGCCGCGCCCGTGCGGCGGTGGACGGTGACCTGCGAGGCTGTCCGCACCTGGGCCCTGGCGCACCCCCACGAGTACGCCCTCATCTATGGCTCGCCCGTGCCGGGCTACAGCGCGCCCCAGTCCACCGTCGAAGCCGCCGCGCGCGTGGGTCTTCTGCTGATCGGGATTGTGCGCGACGCCCACCGGGCGCGTGGTGTCGCGGTGCGGAAGCTGCCCGCCGGGCTGCGCTCCGAGGCCGAGCGGATGGCCGCGGATCTCGCCCCCGATCTGCCGCCGGCGGTGATCGCGGCGATGGTCGCGGCGTGGGCGCAGCTCTTCGGGCTCGTGGGCTTCGAGGTGTTCGGGCAGTTCAACCGCGTCGTCGAGGACCGCTCGGAGTTCTTCTCGTATGCGGCCACGCAACTCGCCCATGGTGTGGGGCTGTTGGAGTAG